The genomic interval AAGAAAATTTGGCTTGATCCATGTCATTCTGCTAAGACTAAATTCTCCGCCAAAAAATTGATTTTTAGCTGCAAATTCACCTATGGTTTTTCGATAAGATTGATAAACTATAATTTTTTCATCGTCATATTGAGCCATTATATGATAGCCTGATTTTGGCCATTCTGTTATTTGCTCATCATATTTTTTTAATTCTATATTCATTTTATATTTTAAATCTCCACAATATTAAATTGCTCGATTTCTTATTTTTTTAATTATTCTTATGTCGTATTATTTTTTTAATACGCTCTTGTAGATCTCATAATTCTCATCATCATAACAAACAAATATTACTTTATCTATTTCTGATTCTTTATTGAAATCTTTTACTGTTTTTATTGCAATTTCTGCTGCTAAATCTTTAGGAAACTTATATATTCCGGTACTTATATTGGGAAAAGCTATTGTCTTAATATTATTTCTAACCGCTAATTCCAGAACTCTTAAATAACAGCTTTGCAGCAATTCTTCTTCAAGACTTTTACCATTATTCCAGACTGGACCAACCGTGTGAATTACATATTTTGAAGGCAAATTACCAGCAGTTGTTATGACCGCTTCTCCAACTTTACATCCACCTTGTTTATTCCGAATCTGAACACATTCATCTAAAATTGTTTTTCCGCCTTTTCTATGAATTGCACCGTCAACTCCACCT from uncultured Flavobacterium sp. carries:
- a CDS encoding O-acetyl-ADP-ribose deacetylase; the protein is MIVEILKADITEVQVDAIVNAANTSLLGGGGVDGAIHRKGGKTILDECVQIRNKQGGCKVGEAVITTAGNLPSKYVIHTVGPVWNNGKSLEEELLQSCYLRVLELAVRNNIKTIAFPNISTGIYKFPKDLAAEIAIKTVKDFNKESEIDKVIFVCYDDENYEIYKSVLKK